GCCATTACTGTCCAAAGCAGGACCTCAAGGCATCCCACCCAATGGCCTCACTCCCCGACCCACCTGCCAGGTTCCCCCTCACCTCCAGGCCTTTCCTCATGCCATTCCCCTGACTGCTCTCATCCTTCCTCATTCCCACCCCTCAGAACCCTTCTGCCGGGCCAAGGCCTGGGCAGGTCCCAGGTCCTTCGGGAAGTCTCCTGTTACCCTAGGGTCCCAGGCACAGGCCTTAGAGCTGGAGGGGGAAGCACCCTTCTTTTCTAGGTGAGCACAAAGAAGGAACAGAGATGGAGCTTCCAGCCCAGTTCTCTGGTTCCAAACTCTGCATCTTTCTCTGGGCACCCATGGCCTGCCTGGGTCACTTTCCTATCTTCCCCGAGGAATCTGAAGCAGGGACGAGGTCTCCTCTTGCCCCAGCTCCCCCCAGTGCCAGTCTCTCGGGCTGGGTACGAGGGAAGGTCAGAAGTCACTAGCTGACTCATCCCCCAGTCTCCTCTTCAGGGTTGGGTACAGGGGGCGGGGGAGGCAGCAGGCCCTTACCGATCTCTGTGGCGCAGCTGACAAGCCAGCGTACCATCTCTCTGCGGCGCCACGTCACAGTGTTCAGAGTCATGCGCATTACCTGAGTGCCGGGCACAAAAGGAGAGGGccaaaggaagaaaagcagggTGAGCTCATGATAAAGAACACTTTCCCctggtccccccccccccccgtcctgTCTGCCGGCCCCTTACCTGCAGCCCCAGCTCCAGGGAGATGTTGAGCAAGGTGGTGTCTGGGGGCGCGTTGGCTGGCGTGGCGGTCTTGCAGGCATCTTGGGCCAGCTTGAAGAGCAGGGCCGGAGAGTGGATGTTTTGCTGGATGGATCCCAGAACTGTGTGCAGCCACTTGGGGTCCCCTGCAAGCAGGCATGAGGCAACAGGAGCTAAGTCTACCTCTCTGCCTCCAGTGGGCACACAAGGCTTTGTGGTGATGGAGGTGGCCTCCCCCCAGGAGGCCTGGGGATAACTGCTCAGTCCCAATGGTCTCTCCCTAGCTCCCTGAAGCCCAGGACCCTGGGTTCTACCTTTTGCAGCTGTCAGCATGGTAGAGGCCAGCTCACACTGGCGGGTCTCCAGGTGGCCGAGGATGAACCAGCGAGGAAAGCGGTTGGTCATCATAGAGTCCAGTGGATTGTGGTGGAGCAGGTCGCCAGCAGGCAGCACTGTCTCGAGCACAGGAAGCCTGAAGGGGAGGATAAGGGGAGGAATGAGAGAGAAGCTCTGTGCTGAGATGGAGAGGGGGCTCCCAGGGCCTATCGCAATTGGGCAAAAGGCTTCGTTGTGGCTTCTGGTCTCTCAGAGCTGCCTTGAACAAGCAGTGGGACCTTGGCTAAGTTTGGCTAAGTGAAGGTGTTTACTAGAGCTGGGAACGAAACACACAGATGAGTTATGTCCAAAATGACCTGAGGAGGGAGAGTCTCTGCCACTAAGGGCATTAGGAAAGCCTTCCTAAAGGAGGTAGCGTCTGAGCTGAACCTGAAGAAAGCCACAGCTTCTATTAGACAGAGCAGGGAGAGGAGGGCATCCCAGGCAATCCCATTCTGTGGGGGCACAGCGGGTACTAAGACATGGAGAAAGGAGGTGTCGTGCTGAGTCTGGGGGACAACAAATGGGCTCATCTGGCCTGCAAGGCTTGGATTcttcactttacaggtgaggaaactgaggcagaaattaagtgaccaTCTAGTGTGACAGGTAGTGgctaagacaggatttgaagcTCAGGAGTTCAAATGGGCCAGATCAAGAGAGCCAAGCTGAGAGAGTGAGAGCAGATTCACACccaggaaagaaggaacaaaggggAGAATCTCTTGTCAGACTGGGTCGCTGGAGGAAAGCTCTGATCAGGTCAGCATGAATAAGGACTGGTACCCAATAGGCTGACAGGAGCAACTCCCAATCTCCATTAGACGGATCCAGTCCTTTCCTTATTCTAGGCCCAGGCTGGCTCCCATTTCTCTTTGGTGACTTCTTTCCCATTGTGAACTCGATCAATACTGCAGCCAAACTGGCCTCCCAGCTCTTTTAGGAACTCAGGAAGGCGTCGCCTCTTGTTGCCTCCATCTGCCCTGCCTGGCACTCCCTCACCCTCTGACCCCCAACCTGCACCTGGGGAATCACAGCTTCATTCAAGACTCAGCTCCTGTGCCAGGTCCTTCTCCTGCCCCCGCTTGGCAGGGCTGTGTCCTCTTTCAGTTACTTTGGACCTCTTTGTCCAGCTGTGACTGGTATTCCCTCCAGGAACACATcctcctcaagggcagggactcATTTTGATCATTATAACTGAAGAGTTCTTAATGGCAGCTTGGAGAGTTGAGGTTCAGGCCCACACAGACACAGTGGCTGAACTGAATCATCAGCATCAGTGACACATCCCCTGCCCCACCTTTTTCCCAGATGAGACCCTCACTTGCCTGTGACCCTGGTGAGAATGGAAGGAAGCTTGGGTCATGTAGACACCTACCTCATAGCCCGAAGAGCAAGACGGTAGGCCAGGTCAGGGTCATGAGGCAGCAGGGCCGTGAAGAGGAAGCGGGCAAAGGTGTGCATGGGCACACTCTCCCGGAACAACACCTCCCCAAAGCCACTGAAGGGTCCTCCTAAGAGAAGCACACTATTCAGCATGGGATGGATAtaggaggggatggagagaaagagagaggggccCCCTCTGGCAGTCAGACTTTTCCTTCCAATCTCTAGAGCTAATTTGGGCCTAATTTTCCACTCCTCCATTTGGAGCTTTGAGATCTATGGCCTGAGATGTTTAGAGGAACAAGAGACTTCCCGGAGGATCCCTCCCCACACAAGTAGTTCTGATGAGGGGGGAGGTTGTGTTTTCTGTGACTTTGGCTGTGGTACAtgctgcccccccccaaaaaagggaaggGCAAGGCAGGTTCATTCTGGTTTGAGGGTTAGGGCATCTTCCAGAAGGCAGTGGGCCAGGACAGCAAGGCCTCCAGTGCTCTCACCCTCAAGTAGCAGGGCTGCCTGCTTGCGAAGCCCCTGCACCAGCCTCTCGTCCAGCTGCACCTCATCCAGGAGGGCCAGGAGCTGCTCCTCACTGCGCACGACCTTGTCCTGAGCGTAGAGCCCCTCGGGCATGGCTCGCTGCTGCCCAAGACCCAGCAGTGCCACCTCCAGGGCCAGGACTAAGTAGGATTCACCAAGGTTGCCAGGGACTGTCACATGCTGGTAGGTGGACTTCCGCTTCTCAGAGGCCGGGTCTGCTGAGAAACCAACTACTTATGCTCCCTGGCCCTGCTCCTGCCCCAGCAAGGTCTCCTCTGCCTTCTCCCCAAGTCCTCCCAGGAGACAAATCTCTCCCAGCAGTCTCCGCCTGTCTTCCTTTGGGGACAAAAGTTGCTGATAGGCAGTTTGGGTTTCCATCCTCCCCCAACCCAGACTGAAGGCCTCGGCCCTGGTGGGAAACTAGATCTAAGTGCCCCTTCCTCTCCCCAGGAGCGGCCCGATGCTGTCAAGCCTGCTTGCTCTTCTTACCTGGATAGAGACCAAGACCCTGGTCATCCACACGGCAGGCCTCCAGGAAGGCCCTGCAAAGGCAGCTGATGGGCTCGAGTGGGTGGCCCACCCATCCTTCCACATTGGTGATGCTGGTGGAGCCTTTCTGGAGCAGctctggggaggaggaaggagagtgaGACTAGAAGGTGTAGCTCGCTCTCCCAGACCTCCAGATGCCCACATCCCTGGCCTCTGGTCACAAGTAACCTTGGGAGCCTCCTCACTCAATAGCTTTCTTCTCTGTCCCCTTCCTCTGACAGATTTTACTGCAACACAGATGAACCACTCTCAaccttcttgtctttttttttttgggggggggggtgatgcTGTACTACAATCTTGGATCTCTTTTACCCTTCTAAACCATTCTTTTTCCTGTCAAAATGAGGCTCCCCAAGGGGAAGACCACAGCACAAGGCCACATAAGTAGCACAAAGCAGAGCTCATTCTCAAAGCCATAACTCTGGGCTCCCCCAATCGCACCCAGGCTTGTTTTTTGTCTCTAGTTCAGGTCCGGAATCTCTGGGGAACCTTTCAGCTTTCTCTCTGGGAGGCTGTGAGCTGCTTGAGGACAGTTTGAGGGCTGTCCTGTCCTGCCCTGCCCTTCTCCCTCATCCGGGCCTGGGgtaggggaaaagaaaatcagCCTGGGTTTGAGGCCTGGACTCTGAGATGAACATTTGGTAGTTTGGGAAGTATGGGTTAGTAATCTTTCCCTctaacttcctcatctgtaacataaggACAACAAAAGTAACTAATCATTGCTactgtttataaagtactttgggttcaacaacaatactgtatgaggatgtattctgatggaagtggaaatcttcaacataaagaagatccaactcacttccagttgatcaatgatggacagaaacagctacacccagagaaggaacactgggaagtgaatgtaaattgttagcactaatatctgtctgcccaggttacatgtaccttcggaatctaatgcttattgtgcaacaagaaaatgatattcacacacatgtattgtacctagactatattgtaacacatgtaaaatgtatgggattgcctgtcgccggggggagggaatagagggagggggggtaatttggaaaaatgaatacaagggataatattataaaaaatatatatataataaaaaattaaaaaaaaaaataaagtactttggGGTTTGTAAAGTCCTTTTATATCCATCCTTTCCTTGTTTCCTAGCCCTGTGACAGCCTCCTTGCTCCccggccctcagtttcctcatctgtaaaagacgGGGCTGGGACCAGACGGCACCAGGTCCCTCCCGCGCTGGCAGTACTGAGTACCAAGGCCACGGGTGCGAGGGAGAGCAGATGACCACAGCTCGGGGCATCTGGCAGTGAGAATGTGCCTTCTGAGCAATGAGCACAGATCAAAGTCTACTCTGCCCCCCGACCTAGGCCAAGCCCTGCCCACCTTTCTTCTGCTGCTTGTAGCTCTCCAGCTGATGACGGCGCTGCAGCCTCAAGGTGTGGACCACGGCACATGCCAGGCGCAGGGCCTCCCGGGGGTAGCCGTGGGAACGCAGGGCGTCCACCCGGGCACAGGCGGTAGGAAAGGGCTCTCCCAGCCAGAGCGGGCGGCCCTGGGGGTCAAAGCTCAGCTTGTCACCCCCGCTGCCACCACCGGGCTTGAGGCCTGGCCCATAGTAATCACTGGCCAGGATCTTCTGTAGATGAGGATCCCCCCAGCGCAGCTCCCCAGCTTGCAGGGCGCGTCCGAACACCGTGTGGCGAGCAGTTGCTGTGTCAAGAGACGTGGCAGGGGTCAGCCTGTGGCCAAGCCCAGCCACCCAGGAAGCCCCGCTAGGAGAAGGTCATGATGAACTCAAGTCATTTCTTCCTTCAGAGATGGGTCATGCATCGCCCTCATCTGAAGTACAGACACAGAGGGCTTGGATTCTGGccacccacccccaccctctGCCCTGTACAGGACCAACTGGGCTCTGGGAAATGTGCCAGGACCAGCCCACTGCTAGCATCGGCCCAGCTGGCACTGTGGAAGTCATGCCCGGGGGTGTGGCCCTACCTGGCCTGGGGGGAGAGCTTGACTGCAGGGACGGCCCAGCAACCCCCTCAAAGGAATAGTTGCCTTCTTCTAGTGGGCACACGCTCAGCTCATCCCACTGTTTCAGCTGTTGGAGCCAGCCAGCCCGCTCCTCGGGTCGGCAGTGGGGGCTCAGCACCACACATACCCAGAGGGCTCCTGTAGGGAGAGCACAGAGAGGAAGGATGGGCAAAGCCATGAGGCTGCTGCGAGGTAGGCTGGAGGTGGGCTCGAGGTCCCCCAGGACTCACCTAACTCATCCCACAGCTGCCGGCACTTGTCCGTCATGCCTGCGCCCTGCTGCCTCCAAAGAGCCAGTCGGGGGTCCTCTAGAAACTGCTGGGTCATGAGGATGAGCATTCTGGCCCCATTGGAATCCCGCATCCGAAGCATCTCCCTAACCTGTACCAGGATAGGGTGAGTCAGACGGGCCCAGGGCTCTCCTGCTCCCACTCCCCCCATGCCCCAAGCCGACCCCCCCTGCTTCTCAGCCCCAGCTCAGCCAGTCACCTTGTTGAACATGGACTGCAGCTGCTTGCTAGCACCGTAGTAGCCACCATTGGAGAGCAGCTGCTTGACCTGCTCCTGGATCTGCTCTTCATCCAGGTGCCAGCAGTTGGCATCTTCAATGCCGGCGCCAGCCGTGGGGTCAGGGGCACctgcagggggggggggaggtgctgacTCAGGCCTTCAAGGGATGCCTGCCTGAGTCATGGGCAGCCCGACTCCTCCCCAGCTCtcatatacacccagagaagccGCCTCCTCTGCCCAGGAACCAGCCCCTCCCCTGCTCCCGAAGCCGTGCTTGCGCACCCAGAGCAAGCACCCAGCCCTCCCTCAGAACCTCCACCCCCAGAGAGCCGCATCTCACAGACACCCTCGCCTTTCCCCATCCAGATCAAGCACTTCCTCACCTGCCCCCGGGTTAATGACCTAGAATTTTGGAGGTGGAGGAATTTGTAGATGTTCCCAGTTACCTCCCTCTGCCTAGATCACCCTGTAAGTGTTCTGCATGTATTTATCTACATATCTCAGTATCTCACCCTATAGAATTAAGCTCCTTGAGACTTTTGATTTGCTGGTTTTCTTCATGTCCCCAGTGCCTCACACACTGCAGGccattaaatatttgtttcctgaCTAGCCTGCTAATCCTAGTCCTCAGTGCAGCACCCCTGTCAAGTGACCCTCCAGACTTTGCTTAAGGACCCTCAAAGAAGGGTTCCACACTTCCTCCCAACGTCCTACATTCCACTTTCTGACACTTCTTATTCTTAgcatgtttttttctgaaatcaagtcTGAATGAAGACTTTTTATCTTCTAGCAAGGCTCCCATAGGGCAGTCTGTCAGATACTTGTATATGCATATGGCTCCCAGGGGGCAAACAAGGTCCTATGTCCTCTCTTCCGAGGCTCCTCTTCTGCAGGCCGGGCCTCCACACTCTTCCCCACACTGGCTGGCCTCTTCTCCACTTTGTCCACGTCCTTGCTAAGATGTGACAAAGCTGGACAAAGGCCCCTTCTTGTCCTAGTACTGATGTCTTTCTTTACACAGACCACATCTAAATTGGCTTTGCTGTTGTGTGTTGACTCGTGTTTAGTATACAGTCCCACTGAGATCATAAACTCTTTTTCACACCCCAGCTCTGGGAGGGATTAGTTGTCAACCCCCCCCAATACTCCTGGCCTTTACTCATTTAGTTCCCTAAACACCTGGCAGATGTGCTTTAGTTACAtgtcaaagaaaagagaagcatcTTTTTCAGACATGGGCTATCTATCCAGATCATCCCCAATTTATATTTATGAAGCTGACATTTTGAACCCAagtgtaatattttatatttgtcccCATTGGATTTCACCACATTGTCTATAGTTCAATGCTGATCTGGCCTATTGTCCAGCACACCAGCCCTTCTTCTAAGCTTTATCACCCACAAAACTTATATAGAACAGCCAAACATACAAAATACCTCCGCCTCCCCGATTTAAATCTCTCCCCTGCCACCGCAACCTATAGCTCGAGACTCCTTAGCCCTTCAGAGTTTGGCCTTGGGGAGGATTGACTGTCTCTGCCCCAACCTTTCTGGGATGGGAATGGGAAAGTCCCAGACTATCCTTGGGGGATTTCTCTCCAGCCTCCCTGGCCCTGGTGGGCCCCTCACCATGGACACGGTTGATCTCAGAGCCCAGAAAGAGGATCTCATCTGCCAAGCGCTGGGCAGTGGGCAACACCTCAGTGTGGTGGGCGCTGATCAAATACTGAACAAATTTCTGCAGCTGGTCCCTGTTCATCTGGGACAACGTCTCTGAGATGGGCAGCCGAAGCTCCACCTGGCGGGCATGGCGGATACGGTGCAAGGACAACGCCACCACGTGGGCACAGTAGAAGAGGTCACGGTTGTCGCAGCCACAGCTCACTGAGGTGATCTTGCATCGGTCGAAGCTAATGGACACATGGTAGAGACGCTCTGGCTCACTGGGGCCCGGGGGCTCCGTCACATTTCCACTCAGGTGGAAACCTTGGGAGAGCAAGAGTGAATAAACAGAGACACTGAGAAGGAGTGACGGGTacccagacagagacagatggcaAGCTGTGATGAAAGGAGCCCTTGGAAGAGCCAGACAGACCTTGAGAAATTGAGTCTGACCTCCTCACTTGTTAAAGGTCAAAAAgaggcctgggggaggggggaagggattgactcagggtcacacagctaggattcCTCCCCctcattcccccctccccttccaggCCCCAGTCCAATGAcctcaaagaatcacagaatattaacTCCAAGTAGGTCAAGAAATAATGCAGGGCAGGTCCCTCCCTTTGCATTGAGGGAATGGAGGCTCATAGAGAAGAGAAGTGAAAGGCCAGATTCTCCACATCAAAATCCAGTGATCTTTTCATGGTACCATAGCCTGTATCAGGTGAGTGCTGATGTCTAGGGTAGAGCCCTTTCTCTATCATGCATTAGCTCTCTTGTTTCTCAGTCAGTGTCCCCCCAGAGATGAAGGAGTGGTGGGGGAAGCCCAGAATCCTGCTTTCCTGACGTTCCAGCTAGTCCCTGGGGTCCCTAAAGCCCGCTTCCCCTGCCTAGGCCAGGATTGCTAGAACACTAGGACTCGTACATCTTCCAAGATGCTGTGGATGGCTAGGGTGGAGGAGCTCATCTAGCAGGTTTATTCTGCCCTGAGAACTCTGTCGGCTCATTAGGTTAAGACAGGTCAGACTAATTAACCTCTTAAGGAGGGGgacagaggagaggaggaaacGAAGGTCTTGCTGTGGCCCTGATACCTTGGCAGAGTCCCAGTTTCCTGAGGTCACTAGAGCCAGGTGAGGAACATCACTAATAAATGCTAATAAGCCTTAGGCCCAGGCCCATGTTCTCTTTTCATTCCCAGATCCCCAAACACCCAGATAATACTCATTAACTCCAAGGGCCCCACAACCAGCTTGGATGGCAGGAAGAGAGGAAACGCCTGGTGTGGTGAGTCAAGGGCACCGAGCAGCCAGGAAGGTGGCGAGATAGCTGGGGGGCGGGGTCCACACTGCCCCCTTTCCTTGGGGCTAGGCTCTGAGGCTGCTACTGGGGACTCCCTCTGACACAGAGGGTAGTGAGCTGGAACCACAGAACGTGAGCTTGGGTGCCAGCTGTGTGGCTAAATCTCTTTGTGCTTGACAAAATCAGAGCAGATGATCTCTTAAGGTTCCTCCCAATTCTAAAAACAGCATGGCCCTTTATCTGGGGGATCAGGCTCCAGTATTCCCACCCTGTCCAGCGGAGGTTTCTCACCAGGCTTGGCCTCCATGAGGCTCCAGGGGCTCATAGTGGGCTGTTTGGGCCAGAGACACTGTGGCCTGCTCCATGTACAGAGAGGGGCTGCCCCAATCCAGGCTCCCTCAATACTGAGGACCCAAGGGGAGCCCTGAAGCTGTCACACTGACTAGCTCATTTCCCTTCTCTAGCCctgttttttcatcagtaaaatgagaggattgtcctagataattttttttaaaaacatgtaaattttcttttttattatgaacttaacaaGTAGAAACACTTCAGTGCACAGAGAACAGAGGACCATATTAAAAAAACCTGTACTATTATGTagagtttgcttttcttttttagtgaGGAAATTTCATAGAATAGTAACAAAATTGCCCTGCCCTGTTAGTGTCCCTTCTGGATTTATTTCTATTATCTTCTGGCCATTTTAGAAAAGGATTCATGgaagatcttttctttcttttcacttttatcaTTAATTACCAACTCCCCCTTTCCCCATAAATGGAAGCTCTCTCTCAAATCAAATGGGTAGGAACAAATGGAACAAACCAACCCACTGGTTAGATGGGTCTCTCACTTCACTGCTTCAGCTAGATAATATtcaaggtccttttcagctcttaATTCTCTCATCCTAGGGAAGTGGCTCCCATGACTCAGGCACACCATAGCCAGGTCCTATCCCACTCCCAAAGACTTATTTCCTTCTTGGACGCAGGGGGAGGCTGATACTAGCTTTAGCTTTCAGTTCCTTCATAAACATGCCTAAATCTACCCCTTTACGAAATTGAGAAATGAGGCCCAAGCACAGAATCTAGAATGGCAAGAGCCCAGCTGGAACAGCTCCTCTGAGACAGAATGTGGAGGGAAGGATCTGCTCCCCTACCAGCCCCCAGATGGGCTGGAGTATGCTAGAAGCCAGCTCTCAATCCAGGGACCAGGACACTGAAGCAGTTTCAGATGGGCTTATGCCCTGACCACAGAGCATGTCACTTCAACCTCAAGGTTGAAAGGTTGAAAAAGAACAGGGCAGTGGGATAGCCAGGCCCTGTCCTGAGGCTACAGGATATCAACCTCTCTTTTCCATGTACACTTCTAGGAGCTCATTATTCAAACCAAATTCCTGGGAGATGGATGGGAGGGCAGGAGTGCTGGAGGAGGCTTTTTAAGTTCTTACAGTCACTCGGTTCTTCTTCAGGCTCTGGGTGACACTAATCTTtaccctcccccttttcccttgGCCTTTATCCATAGCTCCCTAAGCACATAGCAGGCATGAATTAGCTACAGGACTTTTAGTAGGGAGTGGAGAGAGATTCTTATATTCTTATTCACTAGGGGCATGGCTATACCCATGGGGGCAAAATATTTCCCTTTAGGCTAAGAGGTTTATAGGGCTATTCAGCATCTGATGAAGATGAACTGAAAAGGATGTCGGAAAACTGAGGCCAAGTTGTTCAAGACTGTATGTGCAGCAAACAGCCATGATGGGATTGGAGCCAGATCCAAAtccaaatctttttatttctttctttttcttttaattttctttttttttttccccttgaagctggggttcagtgacttgcccagggtcacacagctaggaagtgttaagtttctgagaccagatttgaactccggtcctcctgaattcagggctggtgctctatccactgcgccccctagctgccctccaAATGCTTTGTACATGCATTTTTATCAAGCTCTGCTCCCCTAACTCTTCACCAGGCTCCTCCACGGGTGGCCAAGGATTAGGAGCCCCTGCCCGGGGCCAAGCTGGCCACTCACCCACTTGCAGCACTCTGTCCACAGCTCCAGTCTGCAGGAGATGTAGCCCTCGATTGAAGGGCACTCGAGAGTCATGCTCGCCTTCTGGGGGCTGGTAGCCGAGGGAAGAGTACATGCATATTTCCCTCTCGCTCCGTGGGAAAGACCAGAAAACGATGCGCTTCTGGACGGGCTCAGGCACCCTGGAGAACCGCTCTTCCACCTGTAGTacggagtggggggaaggggaacagAGAGCCCCGATGAGGACCTGAGCATAGGAGGGGGGAGGCAGGCAGAGGATAGGGGCCCCAGGCCCCTGGAGCCTGGCTCTGCTGCTTAAATGACTTTTCTTATGTGTAGAATGAAAAGGTTGATCTAGATAAGTCTCCAAGGGCTCAATCGTCTTCTGTGTCCTTTCAGCCCAGCCCAGGAACTCACAGGTCTACAACTGGCTCCTCCCCACCAAGGCTTAAGCTAGCCCTGCCTCAGCCCCTTCTGCTCTAACATAACCAGGAAGAAACAGCTCTCTGGGTGATGGGGTCTGGAGCATGCAGAGAAAAACAGGATATCGGCCTTCCTCCCATTATTTGTCTCTTTCCCGGAGCCTTCTTTTCACATCCATTACTGATCGGTCCCACTAAAATGTTTTGAGAGCCCATTTCTCCCATGCATAAAAGCAGGGAGAGTTCCcagtagacacacacacacatcacagaTGCACAGGCATGTGGGGCATCCACGTACACGGCGGGGTCAGGGGTGCTGAGCCCAGACCCTCCCAAACGAGGAGGGGCAGAGACACATGCCTACATCTGTGCGGGTCACACGCACAAGGGACACGGGGTCATCACACAGATGTACAGGGGAAGACAGGGGAGGGGCTTTACACAGACGTGCGCACCCACAATCGCGCACCCGGGACAAGGGGAACACATGCAGGCGAGATACAGGATGCCATTGTATGGATGCAGGGACAGAAGAGGGTCACATGCACCAGGCCCCATATGGGCCGAAGGggaggggctggggttggaggaGGGTCATGGCTCAGGCATTCCCAGCACTTTTGTCTCTTCTCTCCTCAAGATAAGGCAAGAGACATATGACCCTGGCTGGCTGGGGGCGGGCTCCGGCCCGAGCGATAGGCAAAGGGAGCTTCGGGCAGCCTCCAAAGGCCAGCTGGGGCCCGAGCCGGGCTGCCTTCTCTGGCTGAAGGGATGGACTATGTGACTAAGTAGGTATTTTCCAGCGCTATGATTCAGAACCTGTGCTCAGACACATAAAGCTGCCAGGAAGGCTAGGCTCTTTAACTGTTGAGTGGCCCAGAAAGCAGAACAAACAGCTGCTGAAGTTGGACAAAGGTGGGAAAATCAATTGAGGGGCTCTTTTCTTGGGAGGGGGCTGCCCAGCTCCTcctatttcccctcccccaaggcCCTGTCCTGAACTCAAGAGCAAGAAAGGCCCCTCTCCAGGGGGTGGGCGGAGCACAAGCAGGAAAGGCAGGCCAGAGATGGGGCAGGAAAGCAACGAGGCTGGGTCAGGGCCTGTGATGGCAAGAGTGTCCTGCCTCAGCCGGCCCGAGGAGAGCTCCCCCCTCCCAGCCGAAGAGAGttaggagggaagggaaagtgcAAGGAGCCATTCGGAGGTCCGGTTCAAAGGCTGGCTCAGCACAGCCCCCTGGGGAAGCCCTTTTttctgt
This sequence is a window from Sminthopsis crassicaudata isolate SCR6 chromosome 1, ASM4859323v1, whole genome shotgun sequence. Protein-coding genes within it:
- the ZSWIM4 gene encoding zinc finger SWIM domain-containing protein 4 isoform X2, producing the protein MDPPAAKRSRGCPGGSEEREAGAGRGGRNRVETLLDLSAKRVAETWAFEQVEERFSRVPEPVQKRIVFWSFPRSEREICMYSSLGYQPPEGEHDSRVPFNRGLHLLQTGAVDRVLQVGFHLSGNVTEPPGPSEPERLYHVSISFDRCKITSVSCGCDNRDLFYCAHVVALSLHRIRHARQVELRLPISETLSQMNRDQLQKFVQYLISAHHTEVLPTAQRLADEILFLGSEINRVHGAPDPTAGAGIEDANCWHLDEEQIQEQVKQLLSNGGYYGASKQLQSMFNKVREMLRMRDSNGARMLILMTQQFLEDPRLALWRQQGAGMTDKCRQLWDELGALWVCVVLSPHCRPEERAGWLQQLKQWDELSVCPLEEGNYSFEGVAGPSLQSSSPPRPATARHTVFGRALQAGELRWGDPHLQKILASDYYGPGLKPGGGSGGDKLSFDPQGRPLWLGEPFPTACARVDALRSHGYPREALRLACAVVHTLRLQRRHQLESYKQQKKELLQKGSTSITNVEGWVGHPLEPISCLCRAFLEACRVDDQGLGLYPADPASEKRKSTYQHVTVPGNLGESYLVLALEVALLGLGQQRAMPEGLYAQDKVVRSEEQLLALLDEVQLDERLVQGLRKQAALLLEGGPFSGFGEVLFRESVPMHTFARFLFTALLPHDPDLAYRLALRAMRLPVLETVLPAGDLLHHNPLDSMMTNRFPRWFILGHLETRQCELASTMLTAAKGDPKWLHTVLGSIQQNIHSPALLFKLAQDACKTATPANAPPDTTLLNISLELGLQVMRMTLNTVTWRRREMVRWLVSCATEIGAQALMNIMQNWYSLFTPVEATTIVAVTGTTHATLLRLHLDFARREELCGCARTLALQCAMKDPQNCALPALTLCEKNHAAFEAAYQIVLDAAAGGMGHSHLFTVARYMEHRGLPLRAYKLATLALTHLSIAFNQDSHPAVNDVLWACSLSHSLGRNELSAIVPLIIQSVQCAPMLADILHRWTLSSPGLGPLGGRRGAGTTKPLATDRAPLCQLLDAAVAAYVTTTHSRLTHISPRHYGEFIEFLGKARETFLLAPDGHLQFAQFLDNLKQTYKGKKKLMLLVRERFG